Proteins co-encoded in one Granulicella cerasi genomic window:
- a CDS encoding MFS transporter, which yields MPNEIETDIPARLDRLPWSSWHTRIITALGTSWLLDGLEVTLVGSLSGILESSSGLHLTDPQVTAAATTYLAGAVLGALLFGYLTDRLGRRKLFLVTLATYSLATVASAFSWNLLSFSIFRLFTGIGIGGEYAAINSAVDELIPGKLRGTVDLIVNGTFWLGATVGAVAAMYLLGGHLPQNTGWRYAFGIGGSLGLVVLVLRLFVPESPRWLMLRGKEEDAGRIVADIEKRVSHGESSKLPAPEGEKLKITVRDHTPLGEIFKNMTGENLSRSILGLVLMASQAFFFNAVFFTYGLVVKKFFHVSDRELPLHLLPFAIASFLGPLTLGKLFDKIGRKPMITATYAGAGLLLLGTVFPFAHGTLAARGLGICFTAVFFIASSAASAAYLTVSEIFPLEIRAFAIAIFYALGTLVGGVGAPILFGVLIKTGSRPLVAAGYGLGALLMVAAAVCEHFIGVEAAGKSLESISKPLQSR from the coding sequence ATGCCGAACGAGATCGAAACTGACATCCCGGCCCGGTTGGATCGTTTGCCTTGGTCCTCGTGGCATACGCGAATCATCACGGCCCTGGGAACATCATGGCTGCTGGACGGCCTGGAAGTCACACTCGTCGGTTCCCTGTCTGGCATCCTGGAGTCTTCCTCGGGTCTGCACCTGACCGACCCCCAAGTCACCGCCGCCGCCACAACGTATCTCGCTGGAGCCGTTCTGGGAGCGTTGCTTTTCGGCTACCTGACGGATCGTCTTGGCCGACGCAAGCTCTTCCTCGTGACCCTGGCAACCTACTCCCTTGCGACGGTAGCGAGCGCCTTCTCTTGGAACCTGCTTAGCTTCTCGATCTTCCGTCTCTTCACAGGCATTGGCATTGGGGGCGAGTATGCAGCCATCAACTCCGCCGTTGACGAGTTGATTCCAGGCAAACTCCGCGGGACCGTCGATCTCATTGTGAACGGCACATTCTGGCTGGGAGCTACGGTAGGCGCGGTTGCCGCGATGTACCTGCTCGGCGGCCACCTTCCGCAAAATACAGGTTGGCGCTACGCTTTCGGAATTGGCGGCTCCCTTGGATTAGTCGTTCTCGTCTTACGCCTCTTCGTGCCTGAAAGTCCGAGATGGCTGATGCTGCGAGGTAAGGAGGAGGACGCAGGTCGCATCGTCGCGGACATCGAGAAGCGTGTGTCCCATGGGGAGAGTTCCAAGCTTCCTGCTCCCGAAGGCGAGAAGCTCAAGATCACCGTGCGCGATCACACGCCTCTCGGAGAAATCTTCAAGAACATGACAGGCGAGAATCTCAGCCGCTCGATTCTCGGTCTCGTTCTCATGGCTTCGCAGGCATTCTTCTTCAATGCCGTCTTTTTCACGTATGGACTCGTCGTCAAGAAATTCTTCCACGTGAGTGACCGCGAACTGCCACTTCATCTCCTGCCGTTCGCAATCGCCAGCTTCCTTGGCCCACTTACGCTTGGAAAGCTGTTCGATAAGATCGGACGGAAGCCGATGATTACGGCAACATACGCTGGTGCGGGTCTGCTGCTGCTTGGCACCGTGTTCCCATTCGCACATGGCACTCTGGCAGCTCGCGGTCTGGGAATCTGCTTCACCGCCGTTTTCTTCATTGCGAGTTCAGCCGCAAGTGCCGCATATCTGACCGTGAGTGAAATCTTTCCGCTGGAGATCAGGGCGTTTGCGATTGCCATCTTCTACGCGTTGGGAACGCTCGTCGGCGGCGTAGGTGCGCCCATCCTCTTCGGCGTTCTCATCAAAACCGGATCGCGGCCGCTGGTCGCGGCGGGTTATGGCCTTGGAGCGCTTCTTATGGTGGCTGCCGCGGTCTGCGAGCACTTCATCGGCGTCGAAGCAGCGGGTAAGAGCCTTGAGAGCATCTCGAAGCCTCTGCAGAGTCGATAA
- a CDS encoding LuxR C-terminal-related transcriptional regulator: MVPVRLYLLDDHALFREGLLRLLSNDQRYDLVGQSGVPSEAIDQILTTKPHVLILDYDLGSETALQFMTTLRGRGFEGRVLLVTAGLPDADALKLIQMGLSGIFHKQQSPEDLQRAIVEVASGRVLIDQEYLRAILVAGQAPTIPRFTERERATMRLLLQGKANKEIAAEFGVSESAVKATLQQLFSKTGVRTRSQLVLLAIERYRNDI; the protein is encoded by the coding sequence ATGGTTCCTGTACGCCTATATTTGTTGGACGATCACGCCCTCTTCCGCGAGGGTCTGTTGCGCCTGCTTTCGAACGATCAACGATATGACCTTGTGGGCCAGAGCGGTGTGCCGTCGGAGGCGATCGATCAGATCCTGACGACGAAGCCGCACGTGTTGATCCTCGACTACGACCTCGGCAGCGAAACGGCGTTGCAGTTCATGACGACCCTGCGCGGTCGTGGCTTCGAAGGCCGCGTGTTGCTCGTCACTGCGGGGCTGCCCGATGCCGACGCGCTCAAGCTCATCCAGATGGGGTTGTCGGGCATCTTCCACAAGCAGCAATCTCCGGAAGATCTGCAGCGCGCGATTGTGGAGGTAGCGTCGGGCCGTGTGCTCATCGATCAGGAGTACCTGCGCGCGATTCTCGTTGCGGGACAAGCGCCGACGATTCCGCGCTTCACCGAACGCGAGCGTGCGACCATGCGCCTGTTGCTGCAAGGCAAGGCGAACAAGGAGATTGCGGCGGAGTTCGGCGTTTCTGAAAGCGCGGTGAAGGCCACTTTGCAACAGCTCTTCTCCAAGACCGGCGTACGCACTCGCTCGCAACTGGTGCTGCTCGCTATCGAGCGCTACCGCAACGACATCTAG
- a CDS encoding ATP-binding protein, giving the protein MRRFVSSKPKTLGMGLVLVAAIALLEQHTGSDYSLEIVYVFPVMLAAVVLTRWQIVGAAIFCAIVRGFSISGETFLGHLLSFGMASMAYIGCGLLIYQILDSRRSLLEHNARIRFEQRLRRRAEEQLRLMAQSSPAAILTISVKGEVLAANAAAEEIFALEGKKDGRILVGRQIRELVPLFDDALRLPEEISGVRTQVSTWAHRSDGTQFPATAWFSIYGTGENRRLATILTDSSTEVREREHAHFEDMVQQNRVLAGAVSHEIRNLCAAIAVVQRNLSNHTNLAGDEDFEALTRLIDGLTEISTFDLRNQSRAALSAVSLHEVIEQLRVVIGQDWEDIDGSLEFRVPRSFPAVQAERQGLLQVLLNLAQNSLRAVEEMPERKLIIEATHDGSVVTMFVTDTGHGLKNPKGLFQPFQTGRPQGGGSGLGLYVSRAIAKSFGADLHYRPTDEGCRFAIILRLVTPQEGAVAALSAASA; this is encoded by the coding sequence GTGCGGCGCTTCGTTTCCAGCAAGCCGAAGACGTTGGGGATGGGCCTGGTGCTGGTCGCGGCAATCGCTCTACTGGAGCAGCACACCGGCAGCGACTACTCGCTCGAGATCGTATATGTCTTCCCGGTGATGCTTGCGGCCGTGGTGCTGACGCGCTGGCAGATTGTGGGCGCGGCAATCTTCTGCGCGATCGTGCGCGGCTTCTCGATCAGCGGCGAAACCTTCCTCGGGCATCTGCTGAGTTTCGGCATGGCCAGCATGGCGTACATCGGCTGCGGTCTGCTTATCTATCAGATCCTCGACTCGCGTCGCTCGCTGCTGGAACACAACGCGCGTATCCGCTTCGAGCAGCGCCTGCGCCGTCGCGCGGAGGAGCAGCTTCGCCTGATGGCACAGAGCAGCCCGGCCGCGATTCTCACGATCAGCGTGAAGGGCGAGGTGCTGGCTGCGAACGCCGCTGCGGAAGAGATCTTCGCGCTCGAGGGCAAGAAGGACGGACGCATTCTTGTCGGTCGGCAGATTCGCGAACTCGTTCCGCTCTTTGACGACGCATTGCGCCTGCCCGAGGAGATCTCCGGTGTCCGCACCCAGGTAAGCACCTGGGCGCATCGCTCCGACGGCACGCAGTTTCCGGCGACCGCATGGTTCTCCATCTATGGCACGGGCGAGAACCGCCGACTCGCTACGATTCTTACGGACAGCTCGACCGAAGTACGTGAGCGTGAGCACGCTCACTTCGAAGACATGGTGCAGCAGAACCGTGTGCTGGCCGGCGCGGTCTCGCATGAGATTCGCAACCTCTGCGCTGCGATCGCCGTCGTGCAGCGCAACCTCTCCAACCACACGAACCTTGCAGGCGATGAAGACTTCGAGGCGTTGACGCGTCTGATTGACGGCCTCACCGAGATCTCTACCTTCGACCTTCGGAACCAGAGCCGCGCGGCGCTCTCTGCGGTGAGTCTGCATGAAGTGATCGAGCAGCTTCGCGTTGTGATCGGCCAGGACTGGGAAGACATCGACGGCTCGCTGGAGTTCCGCGTGCCGCGTTCCTTCCCGGCGGTGCAGGCGGAGCGTCAGGGGTTGCTGCAGGTGCTATTGAACCTGGCGCAGAATTCGCTGCGGGCCGTGGAAGAGATGCCCGAGCGCAAACTGATCATCGAGGCCACGCATGATGGCTCCGTGGTGACGATGTTCGTTACCGATACGGGCCACGGTTTGAAGAATCCGAAGGGACTGTTTCAGCCTTTCCAGACCGGCCGCCCGCAAGGCGGAGGTTCCGGACTGGGACTGTACGTTTCGCGCGCCATCGCGAAGAGCTTTGGCGCTGATTTGCATTACCGACCCACGGACGAAGGCTGCCGCTTTGCGATCATCCTTCGTCTCGTGACTCCTCAGGAAGGAGCGGTGGCCGCGTTGTCGGCGGCTTCCGCATAG
- a CDS encoding manganese catalase family protein codes for MYHHVKKMMYTVKVDTPNIRFGNMLLEQFGGANGELAAAMQYTIQGWNCVDDLARRDLLLDIGTEELSHLEVVGALIRLHLKDLKTNREAAEADPLITIAGGGGVSLYNSQGNAWTADYLKITGELDVDLRSNIAAEARAKIVYERLLDHTDDPGTIDTLQFLMTREITHMKAFSAALESMEKPPFSIGFLKPTPGIVDQYFNGSTGDGSEGETDMRGPWQSDFGLRPVESEMVGGPGLSIEDVKGTEGQEERGKQDSAQKAITSPFAEALSQTSPSTNKPGVADGADAPTEKKLKPKSKK; via the coding sequence ATGTATCACCACGTAAAGAAAATGATGTACACGGTAAAGGTAGACACTCCCAACATCCGTTTCGGCAACATGCTTCTTGAGCAGTTTGGCGGAGCCAACGGCGAACTGGCAGCGGCCATGCAATACACCATCCAAGGTTGGAACTGCGTCGACGATCTGGCACGACGGGATCTTCTACTGGACATTGGCACCGAAGAACTCTCTCACTTGGAAGTCGTTGGAGCTCTCATTCGCCTTCACCTGAAAGATCTGAAGACCAACCGAGAAGCGGCGGAAGCAGACCCTTTGATCACGATCGCCGGCGGCGGCGGTGTCAGCCTGTATAACTCTCAAGGCAACGCATGGACCGCAGACTATCTCAAGATCACGGGCGAATTGGACGTCGACTTGCGAAGCAACATTGCCGCAGAAGCTCGAGCCAAGATTGTTTATGAGCGGTTGCTCGACCATACGGACGACCCGGGCACGATCGACACTCTGCAGTTCCTCATGACCAGAGAGATCACTCATATGAAGGCTTTTTCCGCCGCGCTCGAGAGCATGGAGAAGCCGCCCTTCTCGATCGGCTTCCTGAAGCCCACGCCCGGCATCGTGGACCAGTACTTCAACGGTTCAACGGGCGATGGCAGTGAGGGCGAGACAGACATGCGCGGCCCGTGGCAATCCGACTTCGGGCTTCGTCCGGTTGAATCGGAAATGGTCGGAGGCCCTGGTCTGTCGATCGAGGATGTGAAAGGCACGGAGGGGCAGGAAGAGAGAGGCAAGCAGGACTCTGCCCAAAAGGCGATCACTTCACCCTTTGCAGAAGCTCTAAGCCAGACATCTCCGAGCACGAACAAGCCCGGTGTGGCGGACGGAGCTGACGCACCGACCGAGAAGAAGCTGAAGCCGAAGTCCAAGAAGTAA
- a CDS encoding Crp/Fnr family transcriptional regulator: protein MPYRLSNVLLDSMPEVERKKLLRHLKPMTLSVKTSLYEPDEQPKYIHFLTSGIASIVVTMEDGSTTEVGTVGREGAPQGTHLLGPVPVATRCFMQVAGTGLRMDYRAFEQMFQEDEAIRRPLLAYAQYQTVLLGLVAGCNRLHPVEARLARWLVMVQDRTGDTVLKLTQEFLGQMMGSQRTTVSAVAGELQQRGLIEYVRGQVRVVNRTGLEKAACECYSSTRKILSALYASAGQALFDEKA, encoded by the coding sequence ATGCCTTACCGACTCAGCAATGTACTGCTTGACTCCATGCCCGAGGTGGAGAGAAAAAAGCTATTACGCCACCTCAAGCCGATGACCCTTTCGGTGAAGACGTCTCTCTATGAGCCTGACGAACAGCCTAAGTACATTCACTTCCTGACGTCAGGGATCGCCTCGATCGTGGTGACTATGGAGGACGGCAGCACTACCGAAGTCGGCACAGTCGGCAGAGAAGGCGCTCCTCAGGGGACACATCTACTCGGTCCAGTTCCGGTGGCCACTCGTTGCTTTATGCAGGTCGCGGGCACGGGTCTACGCATGGACTATCGCGCCTTCGAACAGATGTTCCAGGAAGATGAAGCCATACGGAGGCCTCTCCTGGCATATGCGCAATATCAAACCGTGCTGCTCGGGCTCGTGGCTGGGTGCAACCGACTTCACCCGGTGGAGGCGCGTCTTGCCCGGTGGCTTGTCATGGTGCAGGATCGGACGGGGGACACGGTTCTCAAGCTGACGCAGGAATTTTTAGGACAGATGATGGGCAGTCAACGCACTACGGTAAGCGCGGTTGCCGGAGAACTCCAGCAACGCGGCCTCATCGAGTACGTTCGGGGACAGGTAAGAGTCGTCAACCGGACTGGTTTGGAGAAGGCAGCGTGCGAATGCTATTCGTCAACGCGCAAGATACTGTCTGCCCTATACGCTTCGGCTGGACAGGCGTTGTTCGACGAAAAAGCCTAA
- a CDS encoding TonB-dependent receptor: MPSEPFLRRALRLSALSFALGVATSAAHAQALGELKGHVTDATGAAIPSASVTLTDSATHTALHARTTSAGDYDFSQLNSSRYTVAVEASGFASFTQVGITVTTGTTVRADVMLKAGNTEAVTVNSDLPLLQAATSDMATTIPGHQVQALPLNARNFIQLTQLAPGVALPPGQLLPRINGGRPRTNEYLYDGVSALQPEPGQVVFFPIIDDIAEFSVEANNVPAEFGRFNGGVVNVATRSGTADFHGSVYEFFRNEALNARNFFARTGAKPQYRRNMFGATLGGPIVKDKLFFFADYQGLKQRIGIPRISTVPTEAMRGGNFSGVAKIYNPCTTTTNGAGQTVRTEFTNDTITTAQCAFDAKALTILNLYPHAQSAAASNNYSYTNNDDDHQNQFDVRLDGALGRKDRGFVRYSYFSEADKPADYLPLYGGLISSASAVVGTSNVTGVTNVLGQQVVLNETHTFTSSLLNDFRVGYTRRGNSSLGAQLNGTATSVLGIPNIPVNSSYANTMPQFTFTGYQQLGSAASASGRYQTAVGELIDTLVWTKSSHTIKLGADLRRYELNAFAPPLPTGSFQFTTTGTDTTSTAGAVTGGNAFASFLLGQVDTYTVDLQQRTIRPRDYIHEFFAQDDWRVTPKLTLNLGARWTLHMPSTETHNQGAVFNLATQQLDYLGVNGNSRSARELHWTNVAPRVGFAYSPNALSVIRGGYGIVFIDQSGITTPFTTPQYPFIQNVQQKTTDGYIPAFALAAGPSQVTPIAATPDAGLGQSVYTANRKMGSGYSQQWNLAVQQAFTPNLSLEVAYIGSHIVHLGIPDQNLNQLTDAQIASGLAGGAAATNLTGQVANPYFNVLPRTSVLGASAKIAHAQLLKPYAQFQNIAIYRNNTGSSVYNGLSTKLEQRTREGLTFLVSYTWSKLIDPASSVFSSTVLSSPNTSSLIMADTYRPWLERDLSNGDMTNVASVSAVYELTKFKGHGFLTPVLGGWTINGIYTMQSGMPVTVTNSTNNNAFAGVPLQRPNIVGDPVLPSSQRNFQHWFNTSAFQAAPQFTFGNASRNPVRGPAYRDLDLSLSKHTALGAKTDLEFRAEVFDVTNTPGLGSPNGSVGAAAFGTITATSTDPRVVQFALRLSR, translated from the coding sequence ATGCCCTCAGAACCCTTCCTTCGCCGCGCTCTGCGGCTGTCTGCCCTTTCGTTTGCTCTTGGCGTTGCGACAAGCGCGGCGCACGCTCAAGCTCTCGGTGAACTCAAAGGCCATGTCACCGATGCCACTGGCGCTGCGATCCCCAGCGCTTCGGTCACGCTGACCGATAGCGCCACGCACACGGCGCTTCATGCGCGCACCACCAGCGCGGGCGACTACGACTTCTCGCAGTTGAACTCCAGCCGCTACACGGTTGCGGTGGAGGCGTCCGGCTTCGCATCGTTCACACAAGTCGGCATCACCGTCACCACCGGCACCACGGTTCGCGCGGACGTGATGCTCAAGGCGGGCAACACCGAAGCTGTGACAGTCAACAGCGACCTTCCGCTCCTCCAGGCCGCGACAAGCGATATGGCCACGACGATTCCGGGCCATCAGGTGCAGGCGCTACCGCTGAATGCGCGCAACTTCATCCAGCTCACACAGCTTGCGCCGGGTGTGGCCCTGCCACCGGGGCAGTTGCTGCCGCGTATCAACGGCGGACGTCCGCGCACCAACGAATACCTCTACGACGGTGTCTCTGCGCTGCAGCCCGAACCCGGCCAGGTCGTGTTCTTCCCGATCATTGACGACATCGCCGAGTTCTCCGTCGAAGCCAACAACGTGCCCGCAGAGTTTGGCCGATTCAACGGCGGCGTGGTCAACGTGGCGACACGCTCCGGCACGGCCGACTTTCACGGCAGCGTCTACGAGTTCTTCCGCAACGAAGCCTTGAACGCGCGCAACTTCTTCGCGCGCACCGGCGCCAAGCCGCAGTATCGTCGCAACATGTTCGGCGCGACGCTGGGTGGCCCGATCGTGAAGGACAAGCTCTTTTTCTTTGCGGACTATCAGGGCCTGAAGCAGCGCATCGGCATTCCGCGCATCTCCACCGTGCCCACTGAGGCGATGCGTGGCGGCAACTTCTCGGGCGTCGCAAAGATCTACAACCCTTGCACGACGACGACGAACGGCGCGGGCCAGACGGTGCGCACGGAGTTCACCAACGACACCATCACCACCGCGCAGTGCGCATTCGATGCGAAGGCGCTGACGATCCTCAATCTCTATCCGCATGCGCAGAGCGCAGCGGCGAGCAACAACTACAGCTACACAAACAACGACGACGATCATCAGAACCAATTCGATGTGCGTCTCGATGGCGCGCTCGGCCGCAAGGACCGCGGCTTCGTGCGCTACAGCTACTTCTCTGAGGCCGACAAGCCCGCAGATTATCTGCCGCTCTACGGTGGACTCATCAGCTCGGCCAGCGCTGTGGTCGGCACGTCGAACGTGACCGGCGTAACGAACGTGCTCGGCCAACAGGTAGTGCTCAACGAGACGCACACCTTCACCTCCTCGCTGCTCAACGACTTTCGCGTTGGCTACACGCGCCGCGGCAACTCCTCACTGGGCGCGCAGCTAAACGGCACTGCGACGAGCGTGCTCGGCATTCCGAATATCCCGGTGAACTCGTCGTACGCGAACACGATGCCGCAGTTCACGTTCACGGGCTATCAGCAGCTTGGCTCTGCGGCCAGCGCCAGCGGACGCTACCAGACAGCTGTTGGCGAGCTCATCGATACGCTTGTGTGGACGAAGTCTTCGCACACCATCAAGCTTGGCGCCGACCTTCGTCGCTATGAGCTGAACGCCTTCGCGCCGCCGTTGCCGACAGGCTCGTTTCAGTTCACGACCACCGGCACCGACACCACCAGCACCGCAGGCGCGGTCACCGGCGGTAACGCCTTCGCGAGCTTCCTGCTTGGCCAGGTGGACACGTACACCGTCGACCTGCAGCAGCGCACGATTCGTCCGCGCGACTACATCCACGAGTTCTTCGCGCAGGACGACTGGCGCGTAACGCCGAAGCTCACGCTGAACCTCGGCGCGCGATGGACGCTGCACATGCCCTCCACCGAAACGCACAACCAGGGTGCGGTCTTCAACCTTGCCACGCAGCAACTCGACTACCTAGGCGTCAACGGTAATTCGCGCTCCGCGCGTGAACTGCATTGGACAAACGTAGCTCCGCGCGTCGGCTTCGCCTACTCGCCGAACGCACTGAGCGTCATCCGCGGTGGATACGGCATCGTCTTCATCGACCAGAGCGGCATCACCACGCCGTTCACCACGCCGCAGTATCCGTTCATCCAGAACGTGCAGCAGAAGACAACCGATGGCTACATCCCCGCCTTCGCACTCGCGGCTGGTCCCAGCCAGGTGACGCCCATCGCAGCGACGCCGGACGCGGGCCTCGGCCAGAGCGTGTACACCGCCAACCGCAAGATGGGCTCTGGCTATTCGCAGCAGTGGAACCTCGCAGTGCAGCAGGCGTTCACGCCGAACCTCTCGCTGGAGGTCGCCTACATCGGCTCGCACATCGTGCACCTCGGCATCCCTGACCAGAACCTCAATCAGCTGACTGACGCGCAGATCGCCAGCGGTCTCGCCGGTGGCGCAGCCGCCACGAATCTTACCGGTCAGGTGGCAAACCCGTACTTCAATGTGCTGCCGCGCACCAGCGTGCTCGGCGCTTCGGCGAAGATCGCTCATGCTCAGTTGCTCAAGCCGTATGCGCAGTTCCAGAACATCGCGATCTACCGCAATAACACCGGCTCTTCGGTGTACAACGGCCTCAGCACGAAGCTCGAACAGCGCACGCGCGAGGGGCTGACCTTCCTCGTGTCGTACACATGGTCGAAGCTCATCGATCCTGCGTCGAGCGTCTTCTCGTCCACGGTGTTGAGTTCGCCGAATACCTCATCACTCATCATGGCTGATACCTATCGACCGTGGCTGGAGCGCGATCTCTCCAACGGCGACATGACCAATGTTGCTTCGGTGAGCGCGGTCTATGAGTTGACGAAGTTCAAGGGCCACGGCTTCCTCACGCCCGTGCTTGGCGGTTGGACCATCAACGGCATCTACACGATGCAGAGCGGCATGCCGGTGACGGTGACGAACTCCACGAACAACAATGCCTTCGCGGGTGTGCCGTTGCAGCGACCGAACATTGTTGGCGACCCTGTGTTGCCATCGAGCCAGCGCAACTTCCAGCACTGGTTCAACACCTCGGCGTTCCAGGCTGCGCCGCAGTTCACCTTCGGCAATGCCTCGCGCAACCCCGTGCGTGGACCGGCATATCGTGACCTCGATCTCTCGCTCTCGAAGCACACCGCTCTCGGCGCGAAGACCGATCTCGAGTTCCGCGCCGAGGTCTTCGACGTCACGAACACCCCGGGCCTAGGCTCACCGAATGGCTCTGTAGGCGCCGCAGCTTTCGGTACGATCACCGCCACCAGCACCGATCCTCGTGTGGTCCAGTTCGCTCTCAGGCTGAGCCGCTAA
- a CDS encoding N-acetylglucosamine kinase, with protein sequence MNLYLGIDAGGTKAEYALAEGEREIARVRGGSIKRMRVDEATATKHLEDALRELEAKSGRSLKDVVHTCIGTAGEQVPMVADWLRKEIGARVGGDLLVLGDVEIALDAAFFGKPGVLVLAGTGSNIAVRSPEGQMLSAGGWGPLLGDDGSGYRIGIETLRRLFREYDRGEITPLMQRVFTHWNVATPSELISLVHAQPGPDFASLARIVAEAQAAGDPLADEILAEQGRALAAVILRLLARAGFREGDSIHFAFTGSVVQHILPVRRAMEQAVLAQHPHSVFMTEATDAVSGALWRARTR encoded by the coding sequence ATGAATCTGTATCTGGGAATCGACGCGGGCGGCACGAAGGCCGAGTACGCGCTGGCAGAAGGCGAACGCGAGATCGCGCGCGTACGTGGCGGCTCGATCAAACGCATGCGCGTGGACGAAGCCACAGCCACCAAGCATCTGGAAGACGCGCTGCGTGAGCTCGAAGCGAAATCGGGCCGCAGCCTGAAGGATGTGGTGCACACCTGCATCGGCACGGCTGGCGAGCAGGTGCCGATGGTGGCGGATTGGCTACGCAAAGAGATCGGCGCACGCGTTGGCGGCGATCTGCTGGTGCTCGGTGACGTGGAAATTGCGCTGGATGCAGCATTCTTCGGCAAGCCGGGGGTGCTGGTGCTTGCGGGCACAGGGTCGAACATCGCTGTGCGCAGCCCGGAGGGGCAGATGCTCTCTGCCGGTGGCTGGGGCCCGCTGCTGGGGGATGATGGCTCAGGCTATCGCATCGGTATAGAGACGTTGCGACGTCTCTTCCGCGAGTATGACCGCGGCGAGATCACGCCGCTCATGCAGCGTGTCTTCACACACTGGAACGTGGCCACGCCGAGCGAGCTTATCTCATTGGTACATGCACAGCCGGGGCCGGACTTTGCTTCGCTCGCGCGCATCGTTGCGGAAGCGCAAGCTGCTGGCGATCCATTGGCTGATGAGATTCTTGCCGAGCAGGGAAGGGCTCTGGCGGCGGTGATACTGCGCTTGCTGGCGCGTGCTGGCTTCCGCGAAGGTGACTCGATCCACTTTGCTTTCACCGGTTCGGTCGTGCAGCACATCCTGCCGGTGCGCCGCGCGATGGAGCAAGCCGTACTCGCGCAGCATCCTCACTCGGTCTTCATGACGGAAGCTACTGATGCTGTGAGCGGCGCGCTTTGGCGTGCGCGTACGCGCTGA
- a CDS encoding DUF421 domain-containing protein, protein MPTIIHAVAGYFILLFIVRVLKRRAGSQMTLFEFVIVFLIGGVIILSTVGNDRSVTNCTCAVIAVGLIHRSLAWVKAKSPTLGAILDGTPLVIIRAGEWQPEIVKGMKLRREDIEAAARSAGVTRIEDIDYAILERNGRISVLPKDS, encoded by the coding sequence ATGCCAACGATCATCCATGCCGTTGCCGGCTACTTCATCCTGCTGTTCATCGTTCGGGTACTCAAACGCCGCGCGGGTTCGCAGATGACGCTATTTGAATTCGTCATTGTGTTTCTGATTGGTGGAGTCATCATCCTGTCCACGGTTGGCAATGATCGATCAGTGACGAACTGCACCTGTGCTGTGATCGCCGTAGGTTTGATCCACCGCAGTCTAGCCTGGGTGAAGGCAAAATCACCCACACTGGGCGCGATTCTAGACGGCACGCCTCTCGTCATCATTCGTGCAGGTGAGTGGCAACCGGAAATCGTCAAAGGAATGAAGCTGAGACGGGAAGACATAGAAGCAGCTGCGCGCTCAGCAGGTGTGACCCGCATCGAAGACATCGATTACGCCATTCTCGAACGCAACGGTCGCATTAGTGTTCTCCCCAAAGATTCCTAA